Proteins encoded in a region of the Streptomyces sp. NBC_00258 genome:
- a CDS encoding nuclear transport factor 2 family protein produces MGTAASPGFDTEALRRGIEGQDASALLSLYADDAEMRVVDRNTQPSHPKVMHGREQIREMLDDVYSRDMTHKLEQCVIQGDHVAFTESCQYADGTRVLSNSMMSLRDGKIVDQTLLQAWDDEEQ; encoded by the coding sequence ATGGGCACTGCGGCAAGCCCCGGCTTCGACACCGAAGCCCTGCGCCGGGGCATCGAAGGCCAGGACGCGTCCGCGCTCCTGTCGCTGTACGCGGACGACGCGGAGATGCGCGTCGTCGACCGCAACACCCAGCCCAGCCACCCCAAGGTCATGCACGGCCGCGAGCAGATCCGCGAGATGCTCGACGACGTCTACAGCCGCGACATGACACACAAGTTGGAACAGTGTGTGATCCAGGGCGACCATGTCGCCTTCACCGAGTCCTGTCAGTACGCGGACGGCACCAGGGTGCTCTCGAACTCGATGATGTCGCTGCGCGACGGCAAGATCGTCGACCAGACCTTGCTGCAGGCATGGGACGACGAAGAGCAGTAA
- a CDS encoding MarR family winged helix-turn-helix transcriptional regulator — protein sequence MGDSVDRHVELWSKELGWMDPVKEAIFARLGILSRHAAQARRDTLDSDGLRHWQFKVLLTLRRLGPPYETSPSRLADLLGLTRGALSARLGPLEDAGLITRTHDAADRRRVHVRLTEAGYDAFERHAASEEHGENALLSVLTEAEKLTLADLLRKLVEAAEAAPDASEPRRSRSDES from the coding sequence GTGGGCGATTCGGTCGACCGGCATGTCGAGCTCTGGTCGAAGGAGCTCGGCTGGATGGACCCGGTCAAGGAGGCGATCTTCGCGCGGCTCGGCATCCTCTCGCGGCACGCGGCGCAGGCCCGCCGGGACACCCTGGACTCCGACGGGCTCAGGCACTGGCAGTTCAAGGTGCTGCTCACCCTGCGCAGGCTCGGCCCGCCCTACGAGACGAGCCCGTCACGGCTCGCCGATCTGCTCGGTCTGACCCGGGGCGCGCTGTCCGCACGGCTCGGCCCGCTGGAGGACGCCGGCCTGATCACGCGTACGCACGACGCGGCCGACCGCCGCCGGGTCCACGTACGGCTCACCGAGGCGGGATACGACGCGTTCGAGCGGCACGCGGCCTCCGAAGAACATGGCGAGAACGCGCTGCTCTCAGTGCTGACAGAAGCAGAGAAGCTGACACTCGCCGACCTGCTCCGGAAGCTGGTCGAGGCCGCAGAGGCCGCCCCGGACGCGTCCGAGCCGAGAAGGTCCAGGTCAGACGAGTCGTGA